In Malus sylvestris chromosome 16, drMalSylv7.2, whole genome shotgun sequence, the following are encoded in one genomic region:
- the LOC126607611 gene encoding type IV inositol polyphosphate 5-phosphatase 9-like, with translation MVRKQGGVMWPRLVANKILRKQLGSNNFVADFPSNDVSEGLVLETPSDDQPSSNPTSTVFNQQKDTSTHKYKVFVSTWNVGGVEPQEDMNMEDLIDTSCDIYVFGFQEIVPLKASNVLGSENSKICMKWNSLIREALNKNRHNNIKDPHFYCIVSKQMVGILVSIWIRSNLRPFIRNPSVSCVGCGIMGCLGNKGSVSVRFRLHETSFCFVCTHLASGSREGDEKLRNSNISDILSRTSFPRGPLLDLPRKILDYDRVIFLGDLNYRISLPEATTRSLVDTREWNTLLKHDQLMMELKEGQVLEGWNEGAVEFAPTYKYCPNSDVYYGCCPGKKGEKKRAPAWCDRIIWRREGLKQYVYNRGESKLSDHRPVNAIFTAEVRLSRTLRGYHSFFLSDRFERISSQFQISSTDNFLRKGRSTSLKL, from the exons ATGGTTAGAAAGCAAGGAGGA GTGATGTGGCCTAGATTAGTGGCAAACAAGATTCTGAGAAAGCAATTGGGAAGCAACAACTTTGTAGCAGATTTTCCAAGCAACGATGTCTCGGAAGGATTAGTGCTGGAAACACCAAGCGATGATCAACCGTCTTCAAACCCTACGTCCACCGTCTTCAATCAGCAGAAGGACACTAGCACACACAAGTACAA GGTTTTTGTTAGTACATGGAATGTTGGTGGGGTGGAACCTCAAGAAGATATGAATATGGAGGATTTGATTGACACGTCCTGTGACATCTATGTTTTTGG GTTTCAAGAAATCGTTCCTCTGAAAGCCTCCAATGTTCTAGGATCGGAGAATAGTAAGATCTGCATGAAATGGAATTCCTTAATCAGAGAAGCTTTAAACAAGAATAGACACAACAATATTAAAGATCCACACTTCTACTGTATTGTAAGCAAGCAAATGGTGGGGATACTAGTATCAATTTGGATTCGAAGCAATCTGCGTCCATTTATTCGGAATCCAAGTGTCTCCTGTGTTGGATGTGGGATCATGGGATGCCTAGGAAATAAG GGTTCGGTTTCTGTTAGGTTTCGGTTACATGAaacaagcttttgctttgtgtGCACTCATCTAGCTTCAGGGAGTAGAGAAGGAGATGAGAAACTGAGAAATTCTAACATATCCGATATATTGTCAAGAACAAGTTTTCCTAGAGGCCCTTTGCTTGATTTGCCCCGAAAGATCCTAGATTATGA TCGAGTAATTTTCCTCGGAGATTTGAATTATAGAATTTCCCTTCCAGAAGCAACAACGCGTTCGTTGGTGGATACAAGAGAATGGAATACCTTACTAAAACATGATCAG CTGATGATGGAGCTCAAAGAGGGACAAGTACTCGAAGGTTGGAACGAAGGAGCTGTTGAATTTGCTCCCACTTACAAATATTGTCCAAATTCTGATGTATACTATGGGTGTTGTCCGGGAAAGAAAGGTGAAAAGAAGCGTGCTCCTGCATG GTGTGATCGGATAATTTGGCGCAGAGAAGGATTGAAGCAATATGTATACAATAGAGGTGAATCAAAACTGTCTGATCACAGACCTGTGAATGCAATATTCACTGCCGAAGTTAGGCTTTCAAGAACATTGAGAGGATACCATAGCTTTTTTTTATCTGACAGGTTTGAGAGAATATCAAGCCAGTTTCAAATATCCTCCACCGATAATTTTCTCCGTAAAGGTAGATCAACAAGCTTGAAACTTTGA